From the Pontiella agarivorans genome, one window contains:
- a CDS encoding exopolysaccharide biosynthesis polyprenyl glycosylphosphotransferase, whose translation MKSSVVNVDSAGVKPANYYRRAIFNAMSVALSDTLVVAVSVIIAKLLLLWINGLPFALGHSYLIIPVWLLIAMISRLLPGWGIGVVDELRRIQCALFLMFAVILIATFLSQKTFVQSRIVFLFTYLFSAVLIPLGRAAMRGLVIRCSEWGVPVSIYGDRRSVATVINALRAEPGLGYIPSAIFSDEVAQGSVISGVSVRGNLHNITSRAPVAIVTTGMQRSRHQVVKILEGPLGYYRRVILIPDLEDAPSLWVTPRDLQGILGLEITKNLLNPFARFFKRLMDLLLVFGTAPLWGPLMFVLYMLIWLEDRKNPIFLQERVGRTGGTFRTVKFRTMVPNAERVLERALKKDAALKAEWEQHFKLKRDPRITTVGNFLRKTSLDEIPQLLNVLRGTMSLVGPRPLPKYHFDELPEQVRFLRDKVQPGITGLWQVSGRSEAGTAGMEKWDPYYVRNWSIWLDVVIIFRTFKAVFKQEGAY comes from the coding sequence TTGAAGAGTAGTGTTGTTAATGTCGATTCGGCGGGCGTGAAGCCGGCGAACTATTATCGGCGGGCCATATTCAATGCCATGTCCGTGGCGCTGTCTGATACGCTGGTTGTAGCGGTTTCTGTGATTATCGCGAAGTTGCTGCTGCTTTGGATCAATGGACTTCCTTTCGCACTCGGTCACAGCTATCTGATTATTCCGGTATGGCTGCTTATTGCGATGATTTCACGACTCCTGCCCGGTTGGGGCATCGGCGTGGTGGATGAACTTCGACGAATTCAATGCGCTCTTTTCCTCATGTTTGCGGTGATATTGATTGCCACGTTTTTATCCCAGAAGACATTTGTACAGAGTCGTATTGTCTTCCTGTTCACCTATCTGTTCAGTGCTGTTCTGATTCCGCTGGGACGGGCGGCCATGCGGGGTTTGGTGATTCGTTGCTCAGAGTGGGGGGTTCCGGTTTCCATTTACGGGGACCGCAGATCGGTGGCCACGGTGATTAATGCACTGCGTGCAGAGCCGGGACTGGGCTACATTCCTTCGGCCATATTTTCAGACGAGGTAGCCCAGGGGTCGGTCATCAGCGGGGTTTCGGTTCGGGGGAATTTGCATAACATCACCAGCCGGGCTCCGGTGGCTATCGTGACCACGGGGATGCAACGCTCCAGACATCAGGTCGTTAAAATTCTTGAAGGGCCGCTGGGGTATTACCGCCGGGTTATCCTGATTCCGGACCTCGAAGATGCGCCTTCGCTGTGGGTAACTCCCCGCGATTTGCAGGGAATCCTCGGTTTGGAAATTACGAAAAATCTCCTGAATCCGTTTGCCCGGTTTTTTAAACGGCTAATGGATCTGCTTCTGGTGTTTGGAACAGCGCCGTTGTGGGGGCCGCTGATGTTTGTGCTGTATATGCTGATTTGGCTGGAGGATCGGAAAAATCCGATTTTTCTGCAGGAGCGCGTCGGCCGGACAGGGGGCACATTCAGAACGGTAAAGTTCCGGACGATGGTGCCGAATGCCGAACGGGTACTCGAACGAGCCCTGAAAAAGGATGCGGCGTTGAAGGCGGAGTGGGAGCAGCATTTTAAACTGAAGAGGGATCCGCGGATTACAACGGTCGGAAATTTTCTCCGTAAAACCTCGTTGGATGAAATTCCGCAGTTGCTGAATGTGCTTCGCGGAACGATGTCGCTGGTGGGGCCGCGGCCGTTGCCCAAATACCATTTTGATGAACTGCCCGAACAGGTCCGTTTTCTTCGCGACAAAGTTCAGCCGGGTATTACCGGTCTCTGGCAGGTTTCCGGTCGCAGTGAAGCCGGTACCGCCGGCATGGAAAAATGGGACCCGTATTATGTGCGGAACTGGTCGATCTGGCTTGATGTCGTGATTATCTTCCGCACCTTCAAGGCCGTCTTTAAGCAGGAAGGCGCGTATTAA
- a CDS encoding O-antigen ligase family protein, producing MSALVLIILTVLTFLLYGVMGQDKSLLLGPVFVVGLFAVAAALLRGAAEAFQRKEAGGGAVKLPVSSSLWILFFLWGAAMVPEALMTFEAKIRMLFFATVIGSFMVWGREFTAFKDSRIMLGGLIFMVMLLALYGMIIHFKSPMSILWTERYTDHYLTSSKRLASTYICPNHFAHLMQMLLPFCLALLFIPQSGIYLKILAAYSFVAMLPPLFLTESRAGWLGSIAGVGVVLCLMALRKSKKLFAGLVVLVPLCSVLLLVGAWRYSETFQRRMEPVVEFLEGQASGGIGSDSPDFRPQTWMDTLDMISANPMTGYGPGSYRYAYPEFRKRFKGKRILTGHPHNEYLELASEFGLIGFALFALAWLWGGIWVLVKSLRAEETRHAFMGFAFLGAVAGTMVHSFFDFQMHVFPNAMILALLAALAIGPIAGSDRRSKKAHRRRKKRAEHSAADDGAETGIEASEKRRVRPDWLCGVFQGALALGFVVLAIAAVPVMGSAFFNASGAQKVEGKIPQMQSPGQTEAYYQLAVKLSPDNWRAYRGLGRIVHERRRHCLVPEEKTALAQQEKMWFEKAVQFNPKDPESLVALGRTLTFLSRYRGVGMPHSRPPDTELESKGLSLIQEACNYRKFNDEYWWILGVELRRAGKYDAALDAFRYMETVRRTRSSRTNIQWLEKRLRNGDEPAPDPRPVDSVKKIDVQSVIEQFSTAPGNTQKDQSLDDLFELMEQ from the coding sequence ATGAGTGCGTTGGTCTTAATTATTTTAACCGTACTGACGTTCCTGCTCTACGGCGTGATGGGGCAGGATAAGAGTCTGTTGCTGGGGCCCGTTTTTGTGGTCGGACTGTTTGCGGTGGCGGCGGCGCTGCTGCGGGGTGCCGCGGAGGCATTCCAGCGGAAGGAGGCCGGCGGAGGTGCTGTGAAACTGCCGGTTTCGTCGAGTCTGTGGATCCTTTTCTTCCTGTGGGGCGCGGCGATGGTGCCGGAGGCGCTGATGACCTTTGAGGCCAAAATACGGATGCTGTTTTTCGCAACGGTGATCGGTTCGTTTATGGTCTGGGGGCGGGAGTTTACGGCATTCAAGGACAGTCGTATCATGCTCGGCGGGCTGATTTTTATGGTCATGCTGTTGGCACTTTACGGCATGATTATTCATTTTAAATCGCCGATGTCCATACTCTGGACGGAACGGTATACGGATCATTATCTGACTTCTTCAAAACGGCTGGCTTCGACCTATATCTGTCCGAACCATTTTGCGCATTTGATGCAGATGTTGCTGCCGTTCTGTCTGGCGTTGCTGTTTATTCCCCAGAGCGGGATCTATCTTAAAATTCTGGCGGCGTACAGTTTTGTGGCGATGCTGCCGCCGCTGTTTCTGACGGAGTCGCGGGCGGGCTGGCTGGGCAGTATCGCCGGGGTCGGGGTTGTGCTTTGTCTGATGGCGCTGCGGAAAAGTAAAAAACTGTTTGCGGGTCTGGTGGTTCTGGTTCCGCTCTGTTCGGTGCTGTTGCTTGTTGGGGCATGGCGTTATTCGGAGACCTTCCAGCGGCGCATGGAGCCGGTAGTGGAATTTCTGGAGGGGCAGGCCAGCGGAGGAATCGGCAGTGATTCGCCGGATTTCCGGCCGCAGACCTGGATGGATACGCTGGATATGATCTCGGCGAATCCAATGACCGGATACGGGCCGGGATCCTATCGGTATGCCTATCCGGAATTCAGAAAGCGTTTTAAGGGCAAGAGAATACTGACGGGGCATCCGCATAATGAATATCTGGAACTGGCTTCCGAATTCGGACTTATCGGTTTTGCGTTGTTTGCATTGGCCTGGCTGTGGGGCGGTATCTGGGTACTGGTGAAATCGCTGCGGGCCGAGGAAACGCGCCATGCCTTTATGGGTTTTGCGTTTCTCGGGGCGGTGGCCGGTACGATGGTACATTCATTCTTCGATTTCCAAATGCATGTTTTCCCGAATGCGATGATATTGGCCTTGTTGGCGGCGCTGGCCATAGGGCCGATTGCGGGATCGGACCGCAGATCGAAAAAAGCGCATCGGCGCAGGAAAAAGCGGGCTGAGCACAGTGCTGCGGATGATGGGGCGGAAACCGGGATTGAAGCTTCGGAAAAAAGGCGGGTTCGGCCTGACTGGCTGTGCGGTGTTTTTCAGGGCGCGCTGGCTTTGGGATTTGTGGTATTGGCGATCGCCGCTGTGCCGGTGATGGGATCGGCTTTTTTTAATGCGTCGGGGGCGCAGAAAGTGGAGGGAAAAATTCCGCAGATGCAGTCGCCCGGACAGACTGAAGCCTATTATCAATTGGCGGTGAAATTATCCCCGGATAACTGGCGGGCCTATCGTGGACTGGGCCGCATTGTTCATGAGCGACGGCGGCATTGTCTGGTCCCTGAAGAAAAAACCGCGTTGGCGCAGCAGGAAAAAATGTGGTTTGAAAAGGCGGTGCAGTTTAATCCGAAGGATCCGGAATCGCTTGTTGCACTGGGGCGCACCTTGACATTTCTAAGCCGGTATCGCGGGGTTGGAATGCCGCATAGCAGGCCGCCGGATACCGAACTGGAGTCGAAAGGGTTGAGTTTGATTCAGGAGGCATGTAATTACCGCAAATTTAATGACGAATACTGGTGGATTCTCGGGGTTGAACTGCGGCGGGCGGGAAAATATGACGCTGCGCTCGATGCATTCCGGTATATGGAGACGGTGCGGCGGACCCGGTCGTCCCGTACAAATATCCAATGGTTGGAAAAGCGGCTGCGTAACGGGGACGAACCGGCCCCGGATCCAAGGCCCGTGGACTCGGTAAAGAAAATCGATGTGCAGTCGGTCATTGAACAGTTTTCAACCGCACCCGGTAATACTCAAAAAGATCAGTCGCTTGATGATCTTTTCGAACTGATGGAACAGTAA